From the genome of Patagioenas fasciata isolate bPatFas1 chromosome 17, bPatFas1.hap1, whole genome shotgun sequence, one region includes:
- the VPREB3 gene encoding pre-B lymphocyte protein 3 — MALGFMVLLVAGAVGTASRAQPVLTQPPAVLVLPGQTARLFCTLSPPYNISHFGISWWYQQRPGQSLHYLLYYNSEQDKHKPANVPDRFSATKDLARNACILIIASAHNEDYGSYYCSLSQAFKWF; from the exons ATGGCCCTGGGCTTCATGgtcctgctcgtggcaggggcgGTAGGGACAG CTTCCAGGGCTCAGCCTGTGCTGACCCAGCCGCCCGCTGTGTTGGTGCTGCCTGGGCAGACTGCCCGGCTGTTCTGCACCCTGAGCCCCCCGTACAACATCAGCCATTTTGGCATCTCCTGGTGGTACCAGCAGCGCCCGGGGCAATCCCTGCACTATCTGCTCTACTACAACTCTGAGCAAGACAAGCACAAACCTGCCAACGTTCCCGACCGCTTCTCTGCGACCAAAGACCTCGCCCGCAATGCCTGCATCCTCATCATCGCGTCCGCCCACAATGAAGACTATGGCAGCTACTATTGCTCCCTGTCACAGGCCTTCAAGtggttttaa